A DNA window from Mariprofundus aestuarium contains the following coding sequences:
- a CDS encoding YgaP family membrane protein, which translates to MTIQRTIRIIAGSFILLSLYLASRYNGVVLTELTWLWFTAFIGVNLLQSGFTNWCLMETILAKLGMRSCCEQAK; encoded by the coding sequence GTGACGATTCAACGCACAATTCGCATCATTGCCGGCTCATTTATTCTGCTGAGTCTCTATCTCGCATCCCGCTACAACGGCGTGGTACTCACTGAGCTGACATGGCTCTGGTTCACCGCATTCATCGGGGTAAACCTGTTGCAATCCGGTTTTACCAACTGGTGCCTGATGGAAACCATCCTTGCCAAGCTGGGCATGAGAAGCTGCTGTGAGCAAGCAAAATAG
- a CDS encoding rhodanese-like domain-containing protein — protein sequence MQFMQQYAVYIFIALLISWFLWQRVIGPRLSGVKSLSAADYMQMRKKPHTLVDVRQPGEWQAIHATTAVHIPLGEVKQRMDEIPKDKTVVVICASGARSSMAATALANAGYSEVYNFSGGMGAWSSAGLPTK from the coding sequence ATGCAATTTATGCAACAATATGCCGTATACATTTTTATCGCCCTGCTGATCAGCTGGTTTCTCTGGCAGCGGGTGATTGGCCCCAGGCTTTCAGGTGTTAAATCGTTGAGTGCTGCCGACTACATGCAGATGCGCAAAAAGCCGCACACGCTGGTTGATGTTCGTCAGCCCGGTGAGTGGCAGGCTATCCATGCCACAACAGCTGTTCATATTCCTCTGGGCGAGGTGAAGCAGCGTATGGACGAGATACCGAAAGATAAAACCGTGGTGGTGATCTGCGCTTCAGGTGCTCGTTCATCCATGGCTGCGACAGCACTTGCCAATGCCGGATACAGTGAGGTATACAACTTCTCCGGTGGTATGGGGGCATGGAGCAGCGCAGGGCTGCCGACTAAGTGA
- a CDS encoding rhodanese-like domain-containing protein has product MVTKRVWLIMVALLVMPMTAAACGMGEKVAEGYENTEVKHAYQHWNQGDSSAVPFVFIDVRTPEEYAEGHVENAKLIPVQELVERINEVPKDKQVYVYCRSGKRSAQAATILAKAGYINIENVLGGITAWKDATYPVVK; this is encoded by the coding sequence ATGGTTACAAAGAGAGTCTGGTTAATAATGGTAGCGTTGCTTGTTATGCCGATGACAGCCGCTGCATGCGGAATGGGTGAGAAGGTTGCCGAAGGTTATGAAAATACCGAGGTGAAGCACGCTTACCAGCACTGGAATCAGGGTGATTCCTCCGCAGTACCATTTGTCTTTATCGATGTGCGCACGCCTGAAGAGTATGCAGAGGGTCATGTAGAAAATGCAAAGCTGATTCCGGTTCAGGAGTTGGTTGAGCGTATCAATGAGGTGCCGAAGGATAAGCAGGTCTACGTTTACTGCCGTTCAGGCAAACGCTCTGCTCAGGCAGCAACCATTCTGGCAAAAGCAGGCTACATTAACATCGAGAATGTGCTGGGCGGTATAACTGCATGGAAAGACGCAACTTATCCGGTGGTGAAGTAA
- a CDS encoding rhodanese-like domain-containing protein, translated as MERRNLSGGEVMLDSINVNQLYPRWLVARENSRPFVLIDVRSPDEFRAVHVPGAKLIALNTLMARANEIPKEGDVYLICHSGARSAQAAMYLGQQLGYNNLINVDGGTMAWTNAGYPVEKGA; from the coding sequence ATGGAAAGACGCAACTTATCCGGTGGTGAAGTAATGCTCGATTCGATCAACGTGAACCAACTCTATCCGCGCTGGCTGGTCGCACGGGAAAACAGCCGTCCATTCGTGCTGATTGATGTGCGTTCGCCGGATGAATTCCGTGCTGTTCATGTGCCCGGTGCAAAACTTATCGCGCTCAATACATTGATGGCGCGTGCCAACGAGATCCCTAAAGAAGGAGATGTTTACCTGATCTGCCACTCAGGGGCCCGTTCAGCACAGGCGGCAATGTATCTTGGGCAGCAGCTTGGATATAATAATCTTATCAATGTTGATGGCGGAACCATGGCCTGGACCAATGCTGGTTATCCCGTTGAGAAGGGGGCGTAA
- a CDS encoding DUF302 domain-containing protein, with product MNNYGIRTVYNGTVEAAEVAITDALKEVGFGILTRIDVAATLKNKIDVDRRPYVILGACNPKLANRGINAEIELGLFLPCNVIIYQNESDETVVSLIDPMAMVSMLDKPELNHLADDARPLLQQALDSI from the coding sequence ATGAATAACTACGGAATAAGAACGGTTTATAATGGCACTGTCGAAGCGGCAGAGGTTGCTATTACCGATGCGTTGAAAGAGGTGGGGTTCGGTATTCTTACCCGCATTGATGTTGCTGCGACGTTGAAAAACAAGATCGACGTGGATCGTAGGCCTTATGTGATTCTAGGTGCCTGCAACCCGAAGCTGGCCAATAGAGGCATAAATGCCGAGATCGAGCTGGGCCTTTTCCTGCCCTGCAATGTGATCATTTATCAGAATGAGAGTGATGAGACTGTGGTGTCGCTGATCGATCCGATGGCGATGGTCAGCATGCTCGACAAACCTGAGCTTAACCACCTTGCTGACGATGCCAGACCACTGCTACAGCAGGCGCTGGACAGCATTTAG
- a CDS encoding YgaP family membrane protein, with protein MKANVGTVDRVLRLVVGLAVIAFGYMGGLTSPWNMVAIGAGSVFVLTALIKFCPLYPLLGINTCGKEG; from the coding sequence ATGAAAGCAAATGTAGGAACAGTTGATCGCGTACTTCGTCTGGTAGTCGGTTTGGCAGTCATTGCCTTCGGTTACATGGGTGGCCTAACTTCCCCGTGGAATATGGTAGCGATTGGTGCAGGCAGCGTATTTGTTCTGACCGCACTGATTAAATTCTGCCCGCTTTACCCGCTTCTGGGCATCAATACCTGCGGTAAAGAAGGTTAA